In Populus nigra chromosome 1, ddPopNigr1.1, whole genome shotgun sequence, one genomic interval encodes:
- the LOC133680825 gene encoding uncharacterized protein LOC133680825: protein MECNKDEATRAKEIAEKKLFAKDIAGAKKFALKAQNLYPGLEGIPQMLATLDVYIAAENKINGEADWYGILGADPQADDEMVRKHYRKLALMLHPDKNKSIGADGAFKCISEAWSLLSDKTKRVAYDQRRNGKVFQKGSSAAGSSSVKPGSNGSYNFTKSSVKTHKSSPRTGHSSTPASSYKTKPNTFWTVCHGCKMQYEYLRVYLNHKLLCPNCHEPFLAIEMPPPPSHASRSAAPWSSFQQQQHSNHQAASSRHTSNSGRSSVNSSNVRAGGSNGPDSNNQANFQWGPFSRAGGASTATQPASVVQQAHEKVKREREEAQAATKREEALKRKNHASKKTSNASSSVNSNAAKRRRGMDDVGHGNNGNLSANQMGVGFGGSGTGRTANVSGFRQGSSENRVNGITKPYGMRDVSQSEIQTLLMEKAKTDIQKKINEWKSAKVVKSAAKEGAGSEKGIDEGGISLSNPDIANRNKSVDSMGMENGADGIKTSSITSGGKTDAETLETMSINVPDPDFHDFDKDRTERCFEENQVWAAYDADDGMPRYYAMIHSVISLNPFKMRISWLNSKTNSELGPLNWVGSGFSKTCGDFRVGRYEIYNSLNSFSHKVRWTKGTRGVIHIYPRKGDVWALYRNWSPEWNELTADEVIHKYDMVEVLEDYSEELGVTVTPLVKVAGFKTVFHQHLDPKEVRRIPREEMFRFSHHVPSYLLMGQEGPNAPKGCRELDPAATPPELLQVVVDVKEEEIVENGGNQRASQEKNLAGEGKSQSPVTL, encoded by the coding sequence ATGGAATGCAACAAAGATGAGGCCACTAGAGCCAAAGAGATTGCTGAGAAGAAGTTATTTGCGAAAGACATTGCAGGGGCAAAGAAATTTGCTTTGAAGGCCCAGAACTTGTATCCTGGACTTGAAGGCATTCCTCAGATGTTAGCCACACTTGATGTGTATATTGCTGCTGAGAACAAAATAAATGGGGAAGCAGATTGGTATGGGATACTTGGTGCAGATCCGCAAGCAGATGACGAGATGGTGCGGAAACATTATAGGAAACTGGCTCTTATGCTTCATCCTGATAAAAACAAGTCTATTGGAGCGGATGGTGCATTTAAATGTATATCCGAGGCATGGagtttattgtctgataaaaccAAGAGGGTGGCGTATGACCAGAGAAGAAATGGCAAAGTATTTCAAAAGGGCTCTTCTGCTGCTGGTAGTTCATCAGTAAAACCAGGGTCCAATGGGTCTTACAATTTCACTAAATCGAGTGTGAAGACACACAAAAGTAGTCCTCGAACTGGGCATTCTTCAACTCCTGCTTCATCTTATAAGACAAAACCCAATACCTTTTGGACTGTTTGTCATGGATGCAAGATGCAATATGAGTATCTCAGAGTCTATCTTAATCATAAGCTCCTTTGTCCTAATTGCCATGAGCCATTTTTAGCCATTGAAATGCCACCCCCACCTTCACATGCGTCTAGGTCAGCCGCACCATGGAGTTCttttcagcagcagcagcactcAAACCATCAAGCTGCTTCTAGCAGACACACATCAAATTCTGGAAGGAGTAGTGTCAACTCTTCAAATGTGAGAGCAGGGGGGTCCAATGGCCCTGATTCAAATAATCAGGCCAACTTTCAGTGGGGCCCTTTCTCTAGAGCTGGTGGTGCTTCAACTGCTACTCAACCTGCAAGTGTGGTCCAGCAGGCACATGAAAAGGTGAAGAGAGAGCGTGAGGAAGCACAGGCAGCTACAAAAAGAGAGGAGGCCTTGAAGCGAAAGAATCATGCCTCAAAGAAGACGTCCAATGCATCTTCTAGTGTGAATTCTAATGCtgcaaagagaagaagaggcatGGATGATGTTGGCCATGGCAACAATGGAAATCTGTCTGCAAATCAGATGGGTGTAGGATTTGGTGGATCTGGCACTGGCCGCACTGCTAATGTATCTGGATTTAGGCAGGGAAGTTCTGAAAACAGGGTGAATGGAATCACTAAGCCTTATGGCATGAGGGATGTCTCCCAATCTGAAATTCAAACCTTACTAATGGAGAAGGCAAAGACAgacattcaaaagaaaataaatgaatggaAGTCAGCTAAAGTAGTTAAATCTGCAGCCAAAGAGGGAGCAGGGAGTGAGAAAGGAATTGATGAGGGGGGAATTTCTTTGTCAAACCCTGACATAGCTAACCGAAACAAGTCAGTTGATTCGATGGGCATGGAAAATGGAGCCGATGGCATCAAAACTTCTTCCATCACTTCTGGTGGGAAAACAGATGCTGAAACTTTGGAGACAATGTCAATAAATGTCCCAGATCctgattttcatgattttgacAAAGACCGAACTGAAAGATGTTTTGAGGAAAACCAGGTATGGGCTGCATATGATGCTGATGATGGGATGCCTCGATATTATGCTATGATCCACAGTGTAATTTCTTTGAATCCATTCAAAATGCGGATCAGTTGGCTTAATTCAAAAACTAATAGTGAACTGGGTCCACTAAACTGGGTTGGTTCTGGCTTCTCAAAAACTTGCGGTGACTTCAGAGTGGGCAGATATGAGATTTATAACTCACTCAATTCCTTTTCACACAAGGTTAGGTGGACAAAAGGAACACGTGGGGTGATTCACATATATCCCAGAAAAGGAGATGTATGGGCTCTCTATCGGAATTGGTCCCCAGAGTGGAACGAGCTGACAGCAGATGAGGTGATACACAAGTATGACATGGTGGAAGTACTTGAAGACTACAGTGAAGAACTAGGTGTAACTGTTACTCCCTTGGTAAAAGTTGCTGGTTTCAAGACAGTGTTTCACCAGCATTTGGACCCCAAGGAAGTCAGGAGGATCCCAAGGGAAGAGATGTTTAGATTTTCTCACCATGTTCCCTCATACTTGCTTATGGGTCAAGAAGGTCCGAATGCTCCGAAAGGTTGTCGGGAGCTGGACCCAGCGGCTACTCCACCAGAACTTCTTCAGGTTGTGGTAGATGTCAAGGAAGAAGAGATTGTGGAGAATGGGGGGAATCAAAGGGcaagccaagaaaaaaatctcGCAGGAGAGGGAAAGAGTCAATCACCTGTAACTTTGTGA
- the LOC133680826 gene encoding F-box only protein 6-like isoform X2 encodes MAAGKSGSFKMLEPCKPPPSKKPRKERNRGKSLGTTSSTEVMQQEIWKEFPEDLFEAVIARLPITTFFRFRSVCRKWNSFLDSQSFSQHCAQVPQSNPWFYTIAHENVNSGAMYDPSLKKWHHPTISYLPTKTIVLPVASAGGLVCFLDIGHRNFYVCNPLTQSFKELPPRSVKVWSRVAVGMTLNSNAASGGYKILWVCCDGEHEVYDSLKDSWTRPGSMPSCIKLPLSLNFRSQAVSLGGTLYFMRSDPEGIVSYNMVTGVWKQSIIPAPHHLSDRTLAQCEGRIILVGLLTKNAATCVCIWELQKMTLLWKEVDRMPNIWCLDFYGKHVRMTCLGNSGLLMLSLRSRQMNRLVTYNVVSREWLKVPGCLVPRGRKRQWIACGTAFNPCLTATA; translated from the coding sequence ATGGCGGCTGGAAAATCTGGAAGTTTCAAGATGTTGGAACCTTGCAAGCCTCCACCCTCCAAGAAACCTCGCAAGGAGCGGAATCGAGGAAAATCACTGGGAACTACCAGTTCAACTGAGGTTATGCAACAAGAAATTTGGAAAGAATTCCCTGAAGATCTGTTTGAAGCTGTTATTGCTAGACTTCCAATCACTACATTTTTCCGCTTCCGCTCAGTTTGTCGGAAATGGAACTCCTTCCTTGACTCTCAAAGTTTCTCTCAGCATTGTGCCCAAGTTCCACAATCCAACCCCTGGTTTTACACCATCGCTCATGAAAATGTGAATTCTGGAGCCATGTATGACCCTTCTTTGAAGAAATGGCATCACCCAACTATATCTTATCTGCCCACAAAGACGATAGTCTTGCCAGTTGCTTCAGCAGGAGGTCTTGTGTGCTTTCTTGATATCGGTCACAGGAACTTCTATGTCTGCAACCCTCTGACTCAATCTTTTAAAGAGCTGCCACCTAGGTCAGTGAAGGTCTGGTCCCGTGTTGCTGTGGGCATGACTTTGAATAGCAATGCAGCCAGTGGGGGCTACAAGATCTTGTGGGTGTGCTGTGATGGAGAGCATGAAGTTTACGACTCGCTGAAGGATTCTTGGACCCGACCAGGAAGCATGCCCTCTTGTATAAAGCTACCCCTATCACTGAACTTCCGGTCACAAGCTGTTTCCCTTGGAGGTACGCTTTATTTCATGCGCTCAGATCCTGAAGGGATTGTGTCCTACAATATGGTTACTGGGGTTTGGAAGCAATCTATTATACCAGCCCCGCACCATCTGAGTGACCGCACACTTGCACAGTGTGAGGGGCGGATCATACTTGTTGGCTTGCTAACAAAGAATGCAGCCACTTGCGTGTGCATATGGGAGCTGCAGAAGATGACACTCTTGTGGAAGGAGGTTGACAGAATGCCAAACATATGGTGCTTAGATTTCTATGGAAAGCACGTTAGGATGACTTGCTTGGGCAACTCAGGTTTACTCATGCTGTCATTAAGATCAAGACAAATGAACAGACTAGTTACTTACAATGTGGTGAGCAGGGAATGGCTCAAGGTTCCTGGTTGTTTGGTGCCACGTGGGAGAAAGCGGCAATGGATTGCATGCGGCACTGCCTTCAACCCATGCTTGACTGCTACAGCTTAG